In the Helianthus annuus cultivar XRQ/B chromosome 11, HanXRQr2.0-SUNRISE, whole genome shotgun sequence genome, one interval contains:
- the LOC110889005 gene encoding probable potassium transporter 17: MAGPEGGAGRTTGQAPYLEGHGSNRWGTLLLAYKSLGVVFGGLVTSPLYVYPSMALMSPTEDDYLGIYSIMFWTLTLIGVVKYACIALKADDQGEGGTFALYSLLCRHMNIEGITSKSEIAPSNRSHSNTLDQSFRKRSRLGMFIERSLLARRVLFFIAILGMCMLIGDGILTPAISVLSAMDGIRGPFPEFSKTLVEGLSALVLVVLFMLQKFGTARVSFIFSPIMGLWTLTTPLVGIYNIIHHYPSIFKAISPHYIFHFFSRNGRHGWLLLNGMVLCITGSEALFADLGHFNRPSIQIAFLSCIYPSLVLTYAGQTAYLIQNPNDHDDGFYKFIPTKIYWPMFVIASLAAIVASQSLISATFSVIKQSVVLDYFPRIKIVHTSSSNEGQVYSPETNYTLMLLCVAVILIFGDGKEIGNAFGVVVILVMLITTLLLTLVMIVIWRVPLILVALFSSIFLTMEGFYVSSVFTKIKQGGWIPFAISVILAFIMFGWFYGRQRKLEYELTHKIDMDRLKILLSDPCVQRVPGLCFFYTNIQDGFTPVLGHYINNMRSIHKVTVFTTLRYLLVPKVSPTERFVVKRLGLKGVYGCLIQYGYADSLDFQGDFVSQIICSLQTHIMHGEDQERIDLSEAQQAAVVHVRGKTRFHINKNCTWFDRFMLTFYEFMHSNCRSGIPTLGVPLPQRIEVGMLYEA; the protein is encoded by the exons ATGGCCGGCCCTGAAGGtggggcggggaggaccaccggccaggccCCCTATTTGGAAGGGCac GGTAGTAATCGATGGGGCACTCTATTGCTGGCCTACAAGTCATTAGGAGTCGTGTTTGGAGGGCTCGTGACTTCCCCTCTTTATGTCTACCCTTCAATGGCATTAATGTCTCCAACCGAAGACGACTACTTGGGAATCTACAGTATCATGTTCTGGACTCTTACTTTGATTGGAGTTGTCAAGTACGCATGTATAGCCTTAAAAGCTGATGATCAGGGTGAAG GTGGTACATTTGCTCTATACTCATTACTTTGCAGGCACATGAATATCGAAGGTATTACTTCAAAAAGTGAGATTGCACCATCAAACCGGTCACATAGTAATACTTTGGATCAAAGCTTCAGAAAGCGGAGTAGGCTTGGGATGTTTATTGAGAGGAGTTTGCTTGCTAGGAGGGTATTATTTTTTATAGCAATACTTGGCATGTGTATGTTGATTGGGGACGGAATTCTCACGCCTGCCATCTCAG TGTTGTCAGCAATGGATGGGATTAGGGGTCCTTTTCCAGAATTCAGCAAAA CTCTGGTGGAAGGGTTGTCTGCATTAGTTCTTGTGGTTCTGTTTATGCTTCAAAAATTTGGTACCGCACGTGTGAGCTTTATTTTCTCCCCAATCATGGGTTTATGGACATTGACTACTCCCCTTGTTGGTATTTACAACATTATACATCATTACCCTTCCATTTTCAAGGCAATTTCACCACACTACATCTTCCACTTCTTCTCCAGAAATGGCCGTCACGGTTGGCTGCTGCTCAATGGCATGGTGCTTTGTATAACAG GTTCTGAAGCATTGTTTGCCGATCTTGGTCATTTCAACAGACCGTCTATTCAG ATTGCCTTTTTATCCTGTATATACCCATCATTGGTGCTTACATATGCGGGGCAGACAGCTTACTTGATTCAGAACCCGAATGATCATGATGATGGATTTTACAAGTTCATACCCACAAAGATATATTGGCCAATGTTTGTTATTGCTTCGTTGGCAGCCATTGTTGCTAGTCAGTCTTTGATATCGGCCACCTTTTCTGTCATCAAACAATCGGTTGTATTGGATTATTTTCCCCGAATCAAAATCGTGCATACATCCTCCAGCAATGAAGGACAGGTTTACTCCCCAGAAACAAACTACACCCTCATGCTTCTTTGTGTTGCTGTCATACTTATTTTTGGTGATGGAAAAGAAATTGGCAACGCCTTTG GTGTTGTTGTCATCCTGGTTATGCTCATCACCACCCTATTACTAACATTGGTTATGATTGTAATTTGGAGAGTTCCTTTGATTCTGGTTGCTCTCTTCTCTTCAATCTTCTTAACAATGGAAGGGTTTTATGTGAGCTCCGTTTTCACCAAAATCAAACAAGGTGGTTGGATTCCATTCGCCATATCAGTAATCCTTGCTTTCATTATGTTCGGTTGGTTTTACGGGAGACAAAGAAAACTAGAATATGAGTTAACCCACAAGATAGACATGGACCGTCTTAAAATTCTACTTTCTGATCCGTGTGTCCAAAGGGTTCCAGGACTGTGCTTTTTTTACACCAACATTCAAGATGGGTTCACTCCTGTATTAGGTCACTATATCAACAACATGAGATCCATTCACAAGGTGACCGTGTTTACAACACTAAGGTATTTGTTAGTTCCTAAAGTTTCTCCCACCGAGCGGTTTGTTGTAAAAAGATTGGGACTCAAAGGCGTGTATGGGTGCTTGATTCAGTATGGGTATGCAGACTCGCTTGATTTTCAAGGAGACTTTGTTTCTCAAATTATTTGTAGCTTGCAGACACATATAATGCATGGGGAGGACCAAGAAAGGATCGATCTTAGCGAGGCACAACAGGCTGCTGTTGTTCATGTTCGTGGCAAGACAAGGTTTCATATAAACAAGAATTGTACATGGTTCGACAGGTTCATGCTCACCTTTTATGAATTTATGCATAGTAATTGTAGGTCTGGGATTCCCACTTTAGGAGTGCCTCTTCCTCAGCGTATAGAAGTTGGTATGCTTTATGAGGCCTGA